The Saccopteryx leptura isolate mSacLep1 chromosome 5, mSacLep1_pri_phased_curated, whole genome shotgun sequence nucleotide sequence GCCCCGGGGTGGGTGGGGATATTGGCTAAGAGCGAGAAGAAGGTGCTTCAGGGAACCCCAGAAAGCACCCAAAGTGTATATAGCCCAATACGTCGGATTCCCCTGGGGGAGGACAGGCAGGATTGTGCAGACAGGGACTTTCTGGGTTGCCAGGCAACAACTGGTCAGCTGGATCCGACCCCATCCTCACCCAGGTGGGAGGGGCTGACCCAGGAGGGCGTCGCCTGGGACCTGGAGCTATTCCTGTCCTGGGGACCCAGAGGCTGTTCAGCGGGCCTTCCCTTTGCTCCCCTAAACACTGGGCACCCAGGCTGAGCCAAACCCAAAGTGCTAGTTTCCATCTGACAAAGTAACTCTTTCCCCGcatcaagggggggggggggcgggggggcgggaacaagacagggtggGTGGAGCCTATCAGGGCACAGCCTCCCAGGCAACCTCCCTGCACGTGATGCCAACAGATGGATAACCTTGAGTCTCCCTTTGCCCATTCCGGACTGTGAACTTCCCAGGCAAACCGGTTTATTCACTCCTGTCACCGGGAATTTACAGAGCTCCACGAGGTCCCCTCTGGAGTCCAGCCGAGAAGCCCCACTTGCATGTTAGGGAAGGACCTAGGTACACTTCATGCAGCAGAAGGAAAAAGTCAATGACACCCACGGCCGCCACCGACCCAAGTTCAGTGCTCTCCCTCCCGTCCCTGGGATCCTGTGAGCTCCCCAAGTCCTGGTGGGATCGAAAAGAGGGGGGGAGAAACAAATGTAgtccaacaagaaaataaatttaaaaataaaagaggggagAGAGCCGCAGTCGCCTGCGACAAGACGGCCCACCAGCCTGACCACTAAGTGGCATATTCACTCAGAAGGACAGAACCACGCACTGCAAGGCTCTCGAGCAAACTGAGCCCAGAGCCTGCCTTAGCTCTGCACCTCGCGCCCGGTGAGACAGGACACTTCCCTGAAGGACTTTCCTGCCGGTGAAGTCAGTGCAGCCCTCCAAGCTAAAGACGTGGAGTCCCCCACCTCCCCTGGTGCTGCTGCCATCCTCGTTGTGTTCCGAGGAACATGTGCCCAGAGCTGGTGCTAAAGGCTGGACCAGGCGCGGGGTGGGGAAATGTGTGGGAGGAAAACCCTAAAAATCCAGGGAATGCAGATTTAACATTTTCCCAGGAATTAGGAAGGGATGGGCCTGCTACCACTCCAGGTGCCCCTGGAGGAGTCCCCGTGTcctcggggtggggtggggtggtggtcaCCTTCTCGTTTCCTCTTTCTAGTGATTGGAGCTCTTGGTGATGTGACTACGGCTGGAGTGAGGGAATGGGCTTCATCTTTCTTAGTCTTTAAAGTAATTAGTTGGTCATGacaatgaaaatactatttttaatggAGAAGTAATATTAGTAAtgttcttttagagagagagagagagaggaagagagagcgagagagatgggagcagagagagatgggagcggagagagaagggggcagacagagagaggcaggttGAGGGTGCATATTCCTGgttggctctgcctcaggcatccTCAGCAGGGAAACCTCTGGGGGAGGAGACTGCATTATCACAGGGAGTGGGGCGCTGGGGAGGGGAGACTTGACGCTGGAGCATGCCCCTTTGCggcttttgaattttatatccCATGGAAGAACGACGTAGTCAGAACAATAATTTTGACATCTTGAAAGAGATAGCGTTAGAGGGAAGAGCTGTGGGGAACAACACCCCTCGGGAACAAGGGGAGGAGTGAGGACAGGTGTGTGAGGGACAGTAGTGTCCGgaagcagcagccctcacagctgtTGGTCTTAGAACcccttctcattatttttttttaattttttaaatttttaattttttttttttgtatttttctgaagttggaaacagggaggcagtcagacggactcccgcatgcgcctgaccgggatccacccggcatgcccaccagtgggcgatgctctgcccatctggggtgttgctctgctgcaaccagagccattctagtgcctgaggcagaggccatagagccatcctcagcgcccgggccatctttgctccaatggagccttggctgcgggaggggaagagagagacagagaggaaggagaggggggggtggagaagcagatgggcgcctctcctgtgtgccctggccgggaatcgaacccaggactcctgcacgccaggccaacactctaccactgagccaaccagccagggccagaaccccttctcattcttaaaaatgaCTCGGGACACCAAAAACACTCTTGTTTGTGTGAGTTCTATATAGCTATTCACACTGGTTGAATTAGACACCAACACTGAGAGATTTCTAGTATTTACTCAGGCATTTATAACAATAGCAAATTTGTTGCATGTTAATCaaatcttttaattataataactaGATTGATATATATAATGAGAAGAGGTGCATTGTGTTACCATGTTCCAAATCTCTTGAGCATCTATCTTCCTGTCTCCCTCAACAGAACACGGCTggagtctctctgcttctgcATTCGATCTGATGGGGTATCACATCACATAGCTCACAGAAGCCTTCACCGTGTGCTTATAAGTGAAAGTAGAAAGGGCAATactaggctctggccggttggctcagcggtagagcgtcagcctggcgtgcgggggacccaggttcgattcccggccagggcacacaggataagcgcccatttgcttctccacccccaccccccttcctctctgtctctctcttcccctcccgcaaccaaggctccattggagcaaagatggcccgggcactggggatggcttcttggcctctgccccaggcgctagagtggctctggtcacggcagagcgatgccccagaggggcagagcatcacccctggtgggcgtgccgggtggatcccggtcaggcgcatgcgggagtctgtctgactgtctcttcccgtttccagcttcagaaaaatacaaaaaaaaaaaaaaaaaaagggcaatacTATCTCCGTGTTGTAATGAAGGTAGCTTTGACCTCGCTGACCTCCTGAAAGGGTTAGTGGGACCCCAGCAATCCTCAGACCTTGTGCTGAGAATTAAGTGCTCTAAAGGGCTCTGGCTGCTGGCAGGGTGTACTTCACTTGCATGAGAAGTCACCGTCACCTTCATACCTATGAAATGATTTGTTACAGTGAGGGTTAAAGCATGTCAGCGGGGTTGTCAATGAGGAGAAGAGTCTTTCGTATCGGTGATGGTGATGATCACGAGGATAAGCACAGAGCAgggactcattcattcattcagtcctcATTAATGCTACCGGGCCAAAGTCTGTGTGCCCAAAATGCTTCACAAGGCCAAAACTCAAAGCATCAGCATTTGGGAAATGGAAGAATGTATTGATCAAGAAGgcaccggccctggctggttggctcagcggtagagcgtcggcctggcgtgcgggggacccgggttcgattcccagccagggcacataggagaagcgcccatttgcttctccacccccaacccctccttcctctctgtctctctcttcccctcctgcaaccaaggctccattggagcaaagatggcctgggcgctggggatggctccttggcctctgccccaggcgctagagtggctctggttggggcagagcgacgccccggaggggcagagcatcgccccctggtgggcagagcgttgcccctggtgggcgtgctgggtggatcccagttcggcacatgcgggagtctgtctgtctctccccgtttccagcttcagaaaaaaaaaaaaaaaaagaaggcaccaACTGAGAAGATGAGAGACAAGTGGTATGTCAGATCCATCTTGCTCACTAGATCAGGCCACCATGGGTTTTTAAGAGGCTACAGGGGAGGGACGTGCTGGGGCGGGTGGGGCAGATCTTAACCAGAGGACCTCGGAACCTGACAGTTTATGGTAAAGGGACATCAACACCGGGTCTTCCTGGACAACGGACCCTTGACTTCTGAAAGGGTTCCAGTGTTTGAGTCCTGGTTATGCCCTGATCCTTTGTTTTCCATTGGGGAAGGAGGGTCTGAGACTTGCTCTGGGTGCAGCCCGGAGGCCAAACTTCCCTCTTCTGTGGCTTGTGGTCCTGCTCTGTTGTCTCTGAAAAACAACTCAGTATCTCCTTAAACAGGAAAGGACCAATAAGAGCCTTGAGAGGTAAGTGACTTGCTTTCCACTCTGCAGACGAAGAAGCTGAGGCTTTGGGGAACATGGCTTCTGTGAGGCTGCGGGCTTGTCTCCAGGGCGAGGCAGGGGTGGGAGCGGGCTTTCAGGGGCATGTCCGGGGCTTGCCTGCCCCCTCCCAGACTTGTCCTCTCTCCTAGGCTGAGATGCAGGTGCAAGACCAGAAGCTGCTGCTCACACTGAGGCATCTCCACGGTGTGCTGGAGGAGCTGCGTGCCGAGAGTGCCCACTGGGAAGATGCCAGCTGCAGCGGAGGGGAGTCCCCCGTCAGAGCCCGGGCAGGCTCCGAAGGCAGGGGTCACCCGGCCCTGCCCTCCAGGCGGCTGGCCCAGCTCCTCCAGGGGGTAGACAGCAGGCGAAGCTCCCTCCCTTAACTGGCTGGCGATGACCCTGGGCATGAACCCTCCCACCGCTTGTCTAAGATTGGTGTGGCTCTTGGGGGAGAGCCCTGGAACGGGAGTCAGGAAGTCTCTGGGTTCACCTCTGTCCTCATCTACCCAGTGTCTCTGGACCCGTCACTCAACTTCTCTGTGTGCCACTGGCTCCTTGGCTGGCACTTATCAGCAGTGAGTGACACCAGTGaattccaccaccaccaccaccaccaccacctccacgcACACCAGTGTGGTCTTACTAAAGCTGATTTGAGTAGGGTTTCTGTCATTTGCAACCAGCATGGTCCTGAGAAATACAATCCAGATTTccaaagaagcaaagaaaggaaatgatgaaGAAAACAGCATTTCACTCGTTCAGGGTTGGCAATAGTAACCCTGCACCAGCAGGTGACGGGGTTTACGGCATGACAGAACACTCAGCCAGGTGGGGCGCCGGAGTGAAAGCTTTGACAAATTACAtctcatataactcaacaccaaacaaacacgCCAATTAAAACATGGGCAGAGGACACGAACAGATATGTCTCCCAAAGAGACATACAaacagccaacagatatatgaaaactaCAGAtgtatcaaaactacaatgagacaccacctcacacctgtgagaatgACAAGACAGATCATAACAAGTGTCGGAGAGATTTGTGAAGGAAAAGgcaccctcattcactgctggtgggaatgtcaacTAGGA carries:
- the C5H20orf202 gene encoding uncharacterized protein C20orf202 homolog, producing the protein MKAAEEPTPDLGQTLQWLRKELAEMQVQDQKLLLTLRHLHGVLEELRAESAHWEDASCSGGESPVRARAGSEGRGHPALPSRRLAQLLQGVDSRRSSLP